Proteins from a single region of Mus pahari chromosome 2, PAHARI_EIJ_v1.1, whole genome shotgun sequence:
- the LOC110317309 gene encoding proline-rich proteoglycan 2-like, which produces MLVVLLTAALLVLSSAQRQDEEVTYEDSYSQLLEMEEQSQGYGHHLKPPPGGSPPRPPSSDENDDDDDDDDDGDEDGSGEDVNRPERPPHHGPPPQGGPHGPPRPGNPQGPPPQGGPQGPPRPGNQQGPPPQGGPEGGPQGPPRPGNQQGPXXXXXXXXXPPRPGNQQGPPPQGGPQGPPRPGNQQGPPPPGPPPHGGPQQRPPQPGNQQGPPQHGNREQPSYLWSLFA; this is translated from the exons ATGCTGGTGGTCCTGCTTACAGCAGCTTTGCTGGTCCTGAGCTCAGCTCAGAGACAAGATGAAG AGGTCACCTACGAAGACTCATATTCTCAGCTCTTAG AAATGGAAGAGCAGAGCCAAGGGTATGGTCATCATCTGAAACCACCTCCTGGAGGAAGCCCTCCAAGACCTCCCAGTTCTGatgaaaatgatgatgatgatgatgatgatgatgatggtgatgaagatGGCAGTGGGGAAGATGTGAATAGACCAGAGAGACCACCACACCACGGGCCACCCCCACAGGGAGGCCCTCACGGACCCCCTAGGCCTGGAAACCCACAAGGCCCACCCCCACAGGGAGGTCCACAGGGTCCCCCTAGGCCAGGAAACCAACAAGGCCCACCCCCACAGGGAGGTCCAGAGGGAGGCCCACAGGGACCCCCTAGGCCAGGAAACCAACAAGGCCCNNNNNNNNNNNNNNNNNNNNNNNNNN GACCCCCTAGGCCTGGAAACCAACAAGGCCCACCCCCACAGGGAGGTCCTCAGGGACCCCCTAGGCCTGGAAACCAACAAGGCCCACCCCCACCAGGCCCACCCCCACATGGAGGCCCCCAACAGAGACCTCCTCAGCCTGGAAACCAAcaaggcccaccccagcatggaaACCGTGAACAGCCAAGTTACCTATGGTCACTTTTTGCATAA